One Tomitella gaofuii DNA segment encodes these proteins:
- the nrdI gene encoding class Ib ribonucleoside-diphosphate reductase assembly flavoprotein NrdI, translating into MPSLVYFSSVSENTHRFIERLGLPAVRIPLHMPPGGFRVDEPYVLVCPTYGGGTTATGRDTRYVPKQVIKFLNDIHNRQLIRGVIAAGNSNFGDSFCSAGDVIAYKCQVPYLYRFELMGTAEDIERVRAGLQHFQESDQWHRPSQTRHLQAAASAST; encoded by the coding sequence ATGCCGTCATTGGTCTATTTCTCCAGCGTTTCGGAGAACACGCACAGATTCATCGAGCGACTCGGCCTTCCGGCCGTGCGCATCCCACTCCACATGCCGCCCGGCGGATTCCGGGTGGATGAGCCGTACGTGCTCGTCTGCCCCACCTACGGCGGCGGCACCACGGCCACGGGCCGCGACACGCGGTACGTGCCCAAGCAGGTCATCAAGTTCCTCAACGACATCCACAACCGGCAGCTGATCCGCGGGGTCATCGCCGCCGGCAACTCGAATTTCGGCGACTCGTTCTGTTCGGCAGGGGACGTGATCGCATACAAATGCCAGGTTCCGTACCTGTACCGCTTCGAACTCATGGGCACCGCGGAGGACATCGAGCGCGTCCGCGCGGGCCTGCAACACTTCCAGGAGAGCGACCAGTGGCACCGACCATCACAGACGAGGCACCTGCAGGCGGCCGCGAGCGCATCGACGTGA
- a CDS encoding GNAT family N-acetyltransferase: MEPHLSAARWLTYSTEASRTGASAEELYRWNSELGSAFLEVVGHVECCVRESVDTALRAWNLVQDGRRFSAKASPSTCWAFPDHAASPLRGIVNQKAKEAYGRVSRRGHATNDDIVAQLSFGVWVSLLPRECRSSKNRGRWLLWDEAVSRAFPRCRGGDPVRVAKAMERIRELRNRIAHSENLLAVDPEARLADCLLIAAAIDQEAAREIAAISRVRFVAQRDPRRQVNRAFLGDSGERIRIRPIEPATDRFLLYCTVLGNVLTDNPNAVLRTVMASPDLGIYTNINLGRGDFGIVAEVSGVPVGCAWLIFADDGKHGYAYIGSDVPELSIGVVDGWRGEGIGRNLLRALLDEALRRGIVRCSLSVAPSNTRARALYAEFGFRPPECGNDDSGDHGAVRRSVATERLMVAYIRRVDRSMASRRQ; the protein is encoded by the coding sequence ATGGAGCCGCACCTGTCGGCCGCGCGTTGGCTCACCTATTCGACGGAAGCGTCCAGGACAGGCGCTTCGGCTGAGGAACTCTACCGGTGGAACTCAGAGCTGGGTTCGGCGTTCCTCGAGGTGGTCGGCCACGTTGAATGCTGTGTTCGGGAGTCTGTTGACACGGCACTGCGCGCCTGGAATCTCGTTCAAGACGGCCGGCGTTTCAGCGCGAAGGCCTCTCCGAGTACTTGCTGGGCCTTCCCTGACCACGCAGCAAGTCCATTGCGGGGGATCGTCAATCAGAAGGCGAAGGAGGCGTACGGCCGTGTGAGCCGTCGCGGGCACGCAACGAATGATGACATCGTTGCCCAGCTCAGCTTCGGTGTGTGGGTATCTCTCCTGCCGCGCGAGTGCAGATCGAGTAAGAATCGAGGTCGGTGGCTGCTGTGGGATGAGGCCGTCTCTCGTGCGTTTCCGCGATGCCGTGGCGGCGATCCGGTCCGTGTGGCAAAGGCGATGGAACGAATACGAGAGTTGCGCAACCGCATCGCCCATTCTGAGAATCTTCTTGCGGTCGACCCTGAAGCACGACTGGCGGACTGCCTGCTGATCGCTGCGGCGATCGATCAAGAGGCGGCGCGGGAGATCGCCGCTATCAGCCGTGTGCGTTTCGTCGCGCAGCGAGATCCGCGTCGCCAGGTGAACCGAGCTTTCCTCGGAGACTCAGGTGAGCGGATCCGCATCCGCCCGATCGAGCCCGCTACTGATAGATTCCTGCTCTACTGCACCGTTCTGGGTAACGTCTTGACCGACAACCCGAACGCGGTACTGCGGACGGTAATGGCGAGTCCGGATTTGGGTATTTACACGAACATTAACCTTGGTCGGGGAGACTTCGGAATCGTCGCGGAAGTGTCCGGAGTCCCGGTTGGGTGCGCGTGGCTCATCTTCGCAGACGATGGGAAGCACGGCTACGCCTACATCGGATCGGACGTGCCGGAGCTCTCCATTGGTGTGGTTGACGGATGGCGGGGCGAGGGAATCGGTCGGAATCTGTTGAGGGCTCTGCTGGACGAGGCGTTGCGGCGGGGCATCGTGCGATGTTCGCTTTCCGTCGCGCCGTCGAACACCCGGGCCCGCGCGTTGTATGCCGAGTTCGGCTTCCGCCCGCCGGAGTGCGGCAACGACGATTCCGGTGATCACGGAGCAGTGCGCCGCAGCGTGGCGACGGAGCGTCTCATGGTGGCGTACATCCGCCGGGTCGACCGGTCGATGGCATCCCGCAGACAATAG
- the nrdE gene encoding class 1b ribonucleoside-diphosphate reductase subunit alpha, with amino-acid sequence MAPTITDEAPAGGRERIDVTVAGDETELDYHALNAMLNLYDADGRIQFDKDRAAARQYFLQHVNQNTVFFHNIDEKLDYLVEKHYYDPEVLGRYGREFVKSLFDRAYAKKFRFPTFLGAFKYYTSYTLKTFDGKRYLERFEDRVCMVALSLADGDTVLAEQLVDEIIDGRFQPATPTFLNAGKMQRGEPVSCFLLRIEDNMESIGRSINSALQLSKRGGGVALLLSNIREHGAPIKKIENQSSGVIPVMKLLEDSFSYANQLGARQGAGAVYLQAHHPDIYRFLDTKRENADEKIRIKTLSLGVVIPDITFELAKRNDDMYLFSPYDVERVYGTPFADVNITETYYEMVDDQRIRKTKIKAREFFQTLAELQFESGYPYIMFEDTVNRANPIAGKVTHSNLCSEILQVSTPSQLNEDLTFAHVGKDISCNLGSLNIAKAMDSPDFARTIEVSIRALTAVSDQTHIDSVPSIERGNSESHAIGLGQMNLHGYLARERIHYGSDEGVDFTDMYFYTVLYHALRASNRLAIERGSHFAGFPESKYASGEFFDKYTERVWEPTTERVRELFDGAGIAIPTQDDWRELKASVMAHGIYNQNLQAVPPTGSISYINNSTSSIHPVASGIEIRKEGKIGRVYYPAPYMDNDNLEYFQDAYEIGYEKIIDTYAAASQHVDQGLSLTLFFKDTATTRDVNRAQIYAWRKGIKTLYYIRVRQMALEGTEVEGCVSCML; translated from the coding sequence GTGGCACCGACCATCACAGACGAGGCACCTGCAGGCGGCCGCGAGCGCATCGACGTGACCGTCGCCGGCGACGAGACGGAGCTGGACTACCACGCCCTCAACGCCATGCTCAACCTGTACGACGCGGACGGCCGCATCCAGTTCGACAAGGACAGGGCGGCCGCGCGGCAGTACTTCCTGCAGCACGTCAACCAGAACACCGTCTTCTTCCACAACATCGACGAGAAGCTCGACTACCTGGTGGAGAAGCACTACTACGACCCCGAGGTCCTGGGCCGCTACGGGCGTGAGTTCGTCAAGAGCCTGTTCGACCGCGCCTACGCCAAGAAGTTCCGGTTCCCCACGTTCCTCGGTGCGTTCAAGTACTACACCTCGTACACGCTCAAGACGTTCGACGGCAAGCGCTACCTGGAGCGCTTCGAAGACCGTGTGTGCATGGTGGCGCTGAGCCTGGCCGACGGCGACACCGTCCTGGCCGAGCAGCTCGTGGACGAGATCATCGACGGCCGCTTCCAGCCGGCGACGCCGACGTTCCTCAACGCCGGCAAGATGCAGCGCGGCGAGCCCGTGTCCTGCTTCCTGCTGCGCATCGAGGACAACATGGAGTCCATCGGGCGCTCGATCAACTCGGCGCTGCAGCTGTCCAAGCGCGGCGGCGGGGTGGCGCTGCTGCTGAGCAACATCCGCGAGCACGGCGCGCCCATCAAGAAGATAGAGAACCAGTCCTCGGGCGTCATCCCCGTGATGAAGCTGCTGGAGGACTCCTTCTCCTACGCCAACCAGCTGGGCGCGCGGCAGGGCGCCGGCGCGGTCTACCTGCAGGCGCACCACCCGGACATCTACCGGTTCCTCGACACCAAGCGCGAGAACGCCGACGAGAAGATCCGCATCAAGACGCTCTCGCTGGGCGTGGTCATCCCCGACATCACCTTCGAGCTTGCCAAGCGCAACGACGACATGTACCTGTTCTCCCCGTACGACGTGGAGCGGGTGTACGGCACGCCGTTCGCGGACGTCAACATCACCGAGACATACTACGAGATGGTGGACGACCAGCGCATCCGCAAGACCAAGATCAAGGCGCGCGAGTTCTTCCAGACGCTCGCAGAGCTGCAGTTCGAATCCGGCTACCCCTACATCATGTTCGAGGACACGGTGAACCGGGCGAACCCGATCGCCGGCAAGGTCACGCATTCCAACCTGTGCTCGGAGATCCTGCAGGTGTCCACGCCGTCGCAGCTCAACGAAGACCTCACCTTCGCGCACGTGGGCAAGGACATCTCCTGCAACCTCGGCTCGCTCAACATCGCCAAGGCCATGGACTCGCCGGACTTCGCTCGCACCATCGAGGTGTCCATCCGGGCGCTCACCGCGGTGTCCGACCAGACGCACATCGACTCGGTGCCGTCGATCGAGCGCGGCAACAGCGAATCGCACGCCATCGGGCTGGGCCAGATGAACCTGCACGGGTACCTGGCCCGCGAGCGGATCCACTACGGGTCCGACGAGGGCGTGGACTTCACCGACATGTACTTCTACACGGTGCTGTACCACGCGCTGCGGGCGTCGAACCGCCTCGCCATCGAGCGGGGCAGCCACTTCGCCGGCTTCCCGGAGTCCAAGTACGCCAGCGGCGAGTTCTTCGACAAGTACACCGAGCGCGTGTGGGAGCCCACGACGGAGCGGGTGCGGGAACTGTTCGACGGCGCCGGCATCGCCATCCCCACGCAGGACGACTGGCGCGAGCTCAAGGCGTCGGTGATGGCGCACGGCATCTACAACCAGAACCTGCAGGCGGTGCCGCCCACGGGGTCGATCTCCTACATCAACAACTCGACCAGCTCGATCCACCCGGTGGCCTCGGGCATCGAGATCCGCAAGGAAGGCAAGATCGGGCGCGTCTACTACCCGGCGCCCTACATGGACAACGACAACCTGGAGTACTTCCAGGACGCGTACGAGATCGGCTACGAGAAGATCATCGACACCTACGCGGCCGCCTCGCAGCACGTGGACCAGGGTCTGTCGCTGACGCTGTTCTTCAAGGACACCGCCACCACCCGCGACGTCAACCGGGCGCAGATCTACGCCTGGCGCAAGGGCATCAAGACGCTCTACTACATCCGCGTGCGGCAGATGGCCCTCGAGGGTACCGAGGTGGAGGGCTGCGTCAGCTGCATGCTCTGA
- the nrdF gene encoding class 1b ribonucleoside-diphosphate reductase subunit beta has protein sequence MSAPTAHSPADGQRVKLIDRVSAINWNRVPDEKDAEVWDRLTGNFWLPEKVPVSNDIPSWATLTEYEQQLTTRVFTGLTLLDTIQGTVGAVSLIPDAITPHEEAVYTNIAFMESVHAKSYSTIFSTLCSTPQIDEAFRWSEENANLQNKARIVLDYYRGDEPLKRKVASTLLESFLFYSGFYLPMYWSSHAKLTNTADVIRLIIRDEAVHGYYIGYKFQKGLEKLTEAEREEVKNYTFELLFELYENEVEYTQDLYDEVGLTEDVKKFLRYNANKALMNLGYEGLFPKDETDVNPAILSALSPNADENHDFFSGSGSSYVIGKAVNTEDEDWDF, from the coding sequence ATGTCCGCACCCACAGCCCACAGCCCGGCGGACGGGCAGCGGGTCAAGCTGATCGACCGCGTCTCGGCGATCAACTGGAACCGCGTGCCCGATGAGAAGGACGCCGAGGTGTGGGATCGCCTCACCGGCAACTTCTGGCTGCCGGAGAAGGTGCCGGTCTCCAACGACATCCCGTCGTGGGCCACGCTGACCGAGTACGAGCAGCAGCTCACCACGCGCGTGTTCACCGGGCTGACGCTGCTGGACACCATCCAGGGCACGGTGGGTGCGGTGAGCCTGATCCCCGATGCGATCACCCCGCACGAGGAGGCGGTGTACACCAACATCGCGTTCATGGAGTCGGTGCACGCCAAGAGCTACTCGACGATCTTCTCCACGCTGTGCTCCACCCCGCAGATCGACGAGGCCTTCCGCTGGTCGGAGGAGAACGCGAACCTGCAGAACAAGGCGCGTATCGTCCTCGACTACTACCGGGGCGACGAGCCGCTCAAGCGCAAGGTGGCCTCCACACTGCTCGAGTCGTTCCTGTTCTACTCGGGCTTCTACCTGCCCATGTACTGGTCCAGCCACGCCAAGCTCACCAACACCGCGGACGTGATCCGGCTGATCATCCGCGACGAGGCGGTGCACGGCTACTACATCGGCTACAAGTTCCAAAAGGGCCTCGAGAAGCTCACCGAGGCGGAGCGCGAGGAGGTGAAGAACTACACCTTCGAGCTGCTCTTCGAGCTCTACGAGAACGAGGTCGAGTACACCCAGGACCTCTACGACGAGGTGGGCCTCACCGAGGACGTCAAGAAGTTCCTGCGCTACAACGCCAACAAGGCGCTGATGAACCTGGGCTACGAGGGGCTGTTCCCCAAGGACGAGACCGATGTGAACCCGGCGATCCTCTCGGCACTGTCCCCGAACGCCGACGAGAACCACGACTTCTTCTCCGGATCCGGCTCGAGCTACGTCATCGGCAAGGCGGTCAACACCGAGGACGAGGACTGGGACTTCTAG
- the nrdH gene encoding glutaredoxin-like protein NrdH — MSITVYTKPACVQCNATYKALDKAGLAYDVVDISEDADARDYVMALGYLQAPVVVVGDSHWSGYRPDRIKALTAMAA, encoded by the coding sequence ATGAGCATCACCGTCTACACCAAGCCCGCCTGCGTCCAGTGCAACGCCACCTACAAGGCCCTCGACAAGGCCGGCCTCGCGTACGACGTCGTCGACATCTCCGAGGACGCCGACGCGCGTGACTACGTCATGGCGCTCGGGTACCTGCAGGCCCCCGTCGTGGTCGTCGGCGACTCCCACTGGTCCGGCTACCGTCCGGACCGCATCAAGGCGCTCACCGCGATGGCGGCCTGA
- a CDS encoding alpha/beta hydrolase, producing the protein MATPVREDEGTLTGVGGVELYWRSWTPTEAPPKGLVVLVHGMGEHCGRYDHVADALLARGYAVAAHDHRGHGRSGGRRSYIDRMDNLVADIGTAFDRARATVPDVPAVMVGHSMGGLSSALWAVDNQDRLAGLVLSGPLAAMDQANAVTKAVARALSATVPTLGMVAVDASALSHDPTVGEDYRADPLVFSGKLPARTAAELMGAVDAVQHRAPELRLPLLIMHGELDTLAPPRGSQELFDKAVSADKHRTVYDGMYHEIFNEVDRARVLGELTDWVDAHMV; encoded by the coding sequence ATGGCGACACCCGTCCGTGAAGACGAGGGCACCCTCACCGGTGTGGGCGGGGTGGAGCTGTACTGGCGCAGCTGGACGCCCACCGAGGCTCCGCCGAAGGGCCTCGTCGTCCTCGTGCACGGCATGGGCGAGCACTGCGGGCGGTACGACCACGTGGCCGACGCCCTCCTCGCCCGCGGCTACGCGGTGGCCGCGCACGACCACCGCGGGCACGGCCGCTCCGGCGGACGCCGCAGCTACATCGACCGCATGGACAACCTCGTCGCGGACATCGGCACCGCGTTCGATCGTGCCCGCGCGACGGTGCCCGACGTCCCGGCGGTGATGGTGGGACACAGCATGGGAGGACTGTCCTCGGCACTGTGGGCCGTCGACAACCAGGACCGGCTGGCCGGCCTGGTGCTCAGCGGACCGCTCGCCGCCATGGACCAGGCCAACGCCGTCACCAAGGCCGTCGCCCGCGCTCTGTCCGCGACGGTGCCCACGCTGGGCATGGTCGCCGTCGACGCGAGCGCGCTCAGCCACGACCCCACCGTGGGCGAGGACTACCGGGCGGATCCGCTCGTGTTCTCCGGCAAGCTGCCCGCGCGGACGGCCGCCGAGCTGATGGGGGCCGTCGACGCCGTGCAGCACCGCGCGCCCGAGCTGCGGTTGCCGTTGCTGATCATGCACGGCGAGCTCGACACCCTCGCCCCGCCCCGCGGCTCGCAGGAACTGTTCGACAAGGCCGTCTCCGCCGACAAGCACCGCACCGTCTACGACGGCATGTACCACGAGATTTTCAATGAGGTCGACCGCGCGCGGGTGCTCGGCGAACTGACCGACTGGGTCGACGCGCACATGGTCTGA
- a CDS encoding HpcH/HpaI aldolase/citrate lyase family protein — MTGPVGGRSTIPSALARSWLLVPACDADGIAAAEASSADAVILDLEDGTPEHAKDSARDDVVRRLQSGPSWVRINAVTTTHWRDDVDALRGRPGLAGVVLAESSTPRDVDRTAAQLGAGVPVVPLIESAAGLESAKQIAAVPAVVRLAFGLNDFRRDTGIGGGALALAYVRSQLVLASHLAGCAPPIDGPTMDADPEVLARDTAVTADMGMTGKLALHPAQTAAINSHLSPGADEIAKARELIARLGADGSRITDGSDRPRLARAQSLLEHARDFGLTVDDG, encoded by the coding sequence ATGACCGGACCGGTGGGCGGGCGCAGCACGATTCCGTCGGCCCTCGCGCGTTCGTGGCTCCTGGTGCCGGCGTGCGACGCGGACGGGATCGCGGCGGCGGAAGCTTCGTCTGCCGACGCGGTGATCCTCGACCTCGAGGACGGCACGCCCGAGCACGCCAAGGACTCCGCGCGCGACGACGTCGTCCGCCGGCTCCAGTCGGGACCATCGTGGGTGCGGATCAACGCCGTCACCACGACGCACTGGCGAGACGACGTCGACGCGCTGCGCGGCCGGCCGGGGCTGGCGGGCGTGGTGCTGGCCGAGAGCTCCACGCCGCGCGACGTCGACCGCACGGCCGCGCAACTGGGCGCCGGCGTGCCCGTCGTCCCCCTCATCGAATCGGCGGCCGGGCTGGAGTCGGCCAAGCAGATCGCGGCCGTTCCCGCCGTCGTCCGGCTCGCGTTCGGCCTCAACGACTTCCGGCGCGACACCGGCATCGGCGGCGGGGCGCTCGCGCTCGCGTACGTGCGTTCTCAGCTGGTGCTGGCCAGCCATCTCGCCGGCTGCGCGCCGCCCATCGACGGCCCCACGATGGACGCCGACCCGGAGGTGCTGGCCCGCGACACCGCGGTCACCGCGGACATGGGCATGACCGGCAAGCTGGCGCTGCACCCTGCGCAGACCGCCGCGATCAACTCCCACCTGAGCCCCGGTGCCGACGAGATAGCCAAAGCCCGGGAGCTCATCGCGCGGCTGGGGGCGGACGGCAGCCGCATCACCGACGGAAGCGACCGGCCCCGCCTGGCACGCGCGCAGTCCCTGCTCGAGCACGCGCGCGACTTCGGCCTGACGGTGGACGACGGCTGA